In Moorella sp. Hama-1, a single genomic region encodes these proteins:
- the murC gene encoding UDP-N-acetylmuramate--L-alanine ligase, translated as MADLGAGGWTHFVGIGGVGMSGLARILMTRGYRVSGSDLKENQFTRSLAAAGATIYHRHDAANLAPGVQEVVISSAVPPTNPEVIAARQRSLSVIKRGELLARLFNDHRGVAVAGAHGKTTTSALVALVLQAGGLDPVAVIGGYVREFGSNVYPGQGAFLVAEADESDGSFLWLRPEIALITNIEADHLDHYGSLERIVAAFTSFIKQVRPGGRIVLCADDPRVAALAEHGSQQVLTYGFNGQPDYRATGVQLAGMEGRAAIYYRDHYLGQLTLAVPGRHNILNALGAIAVGHQLGIPFAVMAWALTEFRGVGRRFEILWDDGSIRVVDDYAHHPTEVQATLAAASQVGARRVLAVFQPHRYTRTHHLYRQFGQVFRQADVVIVNDIYPAGEAPLPGVSSQLITREIKGNGHQQVYYLPTLEETLAFLKETCSPGDLVLTLGAGDVWRVGRDLAQFLADKQTLSGVGA; from the coding sequence TTGGCAGATTTGGGAGCAGGGGGTTGGACCCATTTTGTCGGCATCGGCGGGGTCGGTATGAGCGGCCTGGCTCGGATCCTAATGACCAGGGGTTACCGGGTTTCGGGTTCGGACCTGAAGGAGAACCAGTTTACCCGGAGCCTGGCAGCGGCCGGGGCTACTATCTACCACCGGCATGATGCCGCCAATCTGGCCCCAGGAGTACAGGAAGTAGTTATTTCTTCGGCGGTACCGCCGACCAATCCTGAAGTTATAGCCGCCCGGCAGCGGTCTCTGTCGGTAATTAAGCGGGGTGAGTTGCTGGCCCGGCTCTTTAACGACCACCGGGGGGTGGCCGTAGCCGGCGCCCACGGCAAGACGACAACCTCGGCCCTGGTGGCCCTGGTATTGCAAGCTGGCGGCCTAGATCCGGTAGCCGTTATCGGCGGCTATGTCCGGGAGTTTGGCAGCAATGTTTACCCCGGACAGGGGGCCTTCCTGGTGGCTGAGGCTGACGAAAGCGACGGTTCTTTCCTGTGGCTGCGGCCGGAGATCGCCCTGATAACCAATATTGAAGCCGATCACCTGGATCATTATGGTAGCCTGGAGCGGATCGTGGCGGCCTTTACCAGTTTTATCAAACAGGTCCGGCCCGGCGGCAGGATTGTCTTGTGTGCCGATGACCCCCGGGTTGCCGCCCTGGCCGAACATGGCTCCCAGCAGGTTTTAACCTATGGGTTCAATGGCCAACCGGATTACCGGGCTACCGGGGTCCAGCTGGCCGGTATGGAGGGGCGAGCCGCCATATACTACCGGGACCACTACCTGGGGCAACTGACCCTGGCAGTTCCGGGCCGGCATAATATCCTCAATGCCCTGGGGGCCATTGCCGTGGGCCACCAGCTGGGGATTCCCTTTGCCGTTATGGCCTGGGCCCTGACAGAGTTCCGGGGGGTAGGGCGGCGCTTTGAGATCCTCTGGGACGACGGGAGTATCCGGGTGGTTGACGACTATGCCCATCACCCGACGGAGGTCCAGGCGACCCTGGCGGCTGCCAGCCAGGTGGGAGCACGCCGGGTGTTGGCTGTTTTTCAACCCCATCGCTATACCCGGACCCACCACCTCTACCGGCAGTTCGGGCAGGTCTTCCGGCAGGCCGATGTGGTCATTGTCAATGACATCTACCCGGCCGGGGAGGCCCCCCTGCCTGGCGTTAGTTCCCAGCTTATAACCAGGGAGATTAAGGGTAACGGCCATCAGCAGGTCTACTACCTGCCTACCCTGGAGGAAACCCTGGCCTTTTTAAAGGAAACCTGTTCCCCGGGCGATCTGGTGTTAACCCTGGGGGCCGGGGATGTCTGGCGGGTTGGCAGGGATCTGGCCCAATTTCTGGCGGATAAGCAAACCCTGTCCGGAGTGGGAGCGTAA
- the murB gene encoding UDP-N-acetylmuramate dehydrogenase, with the protein MQDLTALARELQPGLQEQVLTCEPLSRHTTWRLGGPADLLARPRSREELDYCLAFARHKGLPLHILGNGSNILVRDGGVRGLVVQTREWCQITIQGRVIRAAAGALLPRLLQVAGQHGLGGLEFAAGIPATIGGAVVMNAGTPAGCLGERVAGVEVLDPDGNRKTLARQEVTFSYRHSSLRQAGIVVAVSLELEPGDPASIRERVAAQLRCRRDRQPLEWPNAGSVFKNPPGHYAGQLIEAVGAKGWRVGGAEVASKHANFIINRGQGTAADVLALITRVQEAVASQLGVNLELEIEVWGEGL; encoded by the coding sequence ATGCAGGATCTGACAGCCCTGGCGCGGGAATTGCAGCCCGGCCTGCAGGAGCAGGTTTTAACCTGCGAGCCTTTAAGCCGCCATACTACCTGGCGCCTGGGCGGCCCGGCCGATCTCCTGGCCCGGCCCCGGTCCCGGGAGGAACTGGATTACTGCCTGGCCTTTGCCCGGCATAAAGGCCTGCCCCTGCATATCCTGGGCAATGGTTCCAATATCCTGGTTCGTGACGGCGGTGTCCGGGGGCTGGTGGTGCAGACCAGGGAATGGTGCCAGATCACTATCCAGGGGAGGGTGATCCGGGCCGCCGCCGGGGCCCTGTTGCCCCGGTTGCTGCAGGTCGCCGGCCAGCATGGCCTGGGAGGGCTGGAGTTTGCCGCCGGTATCCCGGCGACTATCGGTGGAGCGGTAGTTATGAATGCCGGGACCCCGGCCGGCTGCCTGGGGGAACGGGTTGCAGGGGTGGAGGTCCTGGATCCTGATGGTAACAGGAAAACCCTGGCCCGCCAGGAGGTCACTTTTAGCTACCGCCATAGCTCCCTGCGCCAGGCGGGTATAGTGGTGGCCGTCAGCCTGGAACTGGAACCTGGTGACCCCGCGTCTATCCGGGAGAGGGTCGCGGCCCAGCTGCGTTGCCGTCGGGACCGCCAGCCCCTGGAATGGCCCAATGCCGGTAGCGTCTTTAAAAATCCCCCGGGGCATTACGCCGGCCAGCTCATCGAGGCGGTGGGCGCCAAGGGCTGGCGGGTGGGCGGGGCCGAGGTGGCTTCCAAGCATGCCAACTTCATTATTAACCGGGGGCAAGGGACTGCTGCTGATGTCCTGGCCCTCATCACCAGGGTCCAGGAGGCGGTGGCCAGCCAGCTGGGGGTTAATCTGGAATTGGAGATTGAGGTTTGGGGTGAAGGCCTATAG
- the murA gene encoding UDP-N-acetylglucosamine 1-carboxyvinyltransferase codes for MEVLVVNGGRRLEGAVTIQGAKNAALPVMAAMLLATGECRLQRVPHLQDVNVMVAVIRSLGVRVERSGQDLLVTPEARLTPEVPAELMRQLRASNLVMGPLLGRARYFRVPYPGGCAIGSRPMDLHLKGLMAMGAEVTEKQGYIEARTTGLRGTNIYLDFPSVGATENLMMAAVLADGVTNLHNAAREPEIVDLQNFLNAMGARIHGAGRDTIRIEGVKELRGCDYKIIPDRIEAGTFLAAAAATRGDVLVQNCQPGHLLAVLAKLREMGARVIIKKDAIRIQGTGRLQATDCKTLPYPGFPTDMQPQFMTLMAVAEGTSVIVESIFENRYKQAAELRRLGADIRIEGRVAVINGVPALSGSVVEASDLRAGAALVIAGLVAEGQTNIEGIHHLDRGYEQLESRLRNLGADIQRRSEK; via the coding sequence TTGGAGGTATTAGTTGTTAACGGGGGCCGGCGCCTGGAAGGGGCGGTGACTATCCAGGGGGCCAAGAATGCCGCCTTACCCGTTATGGCTGCCATGCTCCTGGCTACCGGGGAGTGTCGCCTGCAACGGGTGCCCCACCTACAAGATGTGAACGTCATGGTGGCGGTGATCCGTTCCCTGGGGGTGCGGGTGGAACGCAGCGGCCAGGACCTGCTGGTTACCCCTGAAGCCCGGCTGACCCCGGAAGTGCCGGCGGAATTAATGCGGCAACTACGGGCCTCCAATCTGGTGATGGGGCCCTTGCTGGGGCGGGCGCGTTATTTCCGGGTACCCTACCCCGGCGGTTGCGCCATCGGTTCCCGGCCCATGGACCTGCACCTCAAGGGCTTAATGGCCATGGGGGCCGAGGTTACGGAGAAACAGGGTTACATCGAAGCCCGCACTACCGGGCTCAGAGGAACGAATATCTACCTGGATTTTCCCAGCGTTGGGGCAACGGAAAACCTGATGATGGCCGCGGTCCTGGCCGATGGGGTGACTAACCTGCATAACGCTGCCCGGGAGCCGGAGATTGTCGACCTGCAGAATTTCCTCAATGCCATGGGGGCCAGGATTCACGGTGCCGGGCGGGATACTATCCGCATTGAAGGAGTTAAGGAGTTGCGGGGATGTGATTACAAGATAATTCCCGATCGGATCGAAGCCGGTACCTTCCTGGCTGCGGCTGCGGCTACCAGGGGCGACGTCCTGGTCCAAAACTGTCAACCCGGGCACCTGCTGGCCGTCCTGGCCAAACTACGGGAGATGGGGGCCAGGGTAATCATCAAAAAGGATGCCATCCGCATCCAGGGAACCGGGCGGCTGCAGGCCACCGACTGCAAGACCCTGCCCTATCCCGGCTTTCCCACGGATATGCAGCCCCAGTTTATGACCCTCATGGCTGTAGCCGAGGGTACGAGTGTTATAGTCGAGAGCATCTTTGAAAACCGTTATAAACAGGCGGCTGAATTACGGCGCCTGGGAGCCGATATAAGAATCGAGGGGCGGGTGGCAGTGATTAACGGTGTCCCGGCTTTAAGCGGCAGCGTGGTGGAGGCTTCCGACCTCCGGGCCGGGGCGGCCCTGGTCATTGCCGGGTTGGTAGCGGAAGGCCAGACCAACATTGAAGGCATCCACCACCTGGATCGGGGTTATGAACAATTGGAAAGCCGCCTGCGTAATCTAGGTGCCGACATCCAGCGCCGGAGTGAGAAGTGA
- a CDS encoding cell division protein FtsQ/DivIB — MAVPAHSPRVYRRRRQRIRRLLFFFLAITALFYFIHSGFFSLENIVITGNDHIATTDLEGLLGVTRGTNLWQLDTGTLARRLATHPLVAGAQVSRRWPHTLLVRIQERVPVALLVADGSFLLVDATGMVMERVSQVGSLNLPLISGLDKLAKIGPGSRIDNPALAAALAVLQQVPAADLNQLREIVAPAPGNLQLIWAGQIRVRFGDSQQVAAKLDRLHEALQGLPGNSAVDYIDVSFAGPPVIKFTQNGNPVQDQARKGVKQ; from the coding sequence ATGGCTGTCCCGGCCCACTCGCCCCGGGTTTACCGGCGGCGCCGGCAGAGAATTCGTCGCCTCCTGTTTTTCTTCCTGGCAATTACGGCCTTATTTTATTTTATCCATTCCGGCTTTTTCTCCCTGGAAAATATCGTTATCACCGGTAACGATCATATAGCTACCACCGACCTGGAGGGTTTGCTGGGGGTGACCAGGGGTACCAACCTCTGGCAGCTGGATACCGGTACCCTGGCCCGGCGGCTGGCGACCCACCCCCTGGTGGCCGGGGCCCAGGTTTCCCGCCGCTGGCCCCATACCCTGCTGGTCAGGATCCAGGAAAGGGTACCGGTGGCCCTTCTGGTTGCCGACGGCAGTTTCCTCCTGGTGGATGCTACCGGGATGGTCATGGAGCGGGTATCCCAGGTTGGGTCCCTAAATCTGCCCCTCATTTCTGGCCTGGATAAACTGGCCAAGATCGGCCCCGGTTCCCGGATTGATAACCCGGCCCTCGCGGCCGCCCTGGCGGTCTTGCAACAGGTGCCGGCCGCTGATTTAAACCAGCTACGGGAGATAGTCGCCCCCGCGCCCGGCAACCTGCAGCTGATCTGGGCCGGCCAGATCCGGGTTCGTTTCGGCGACAGCCAGCAGGTAGCCGCCAAACTGGATCGGTTGCACGAGGCCCTGCAGGGCCTGCCTGGTAATAGTGCCGTAGATTATATTGATGTTAGTTTTGCCGGGCCGCCAGTTATTAAGTTCACCCAAAATGGTAACCCGGTTCAGGACCAGGCCAGAAAAGGAGTGAAGCAGTGA
- a CDS encoding small basic family protein, producing the protein MWIPLIGLLAGVVAGLLLPVKIPVIYSKYMSVAVLAALDSVFGGLRASMEDNFDNAIFLTGFFSNTLLAAFLAYIGDQLGVELYLAAVLVFGVRLFQNLAIIRRHLLKR; encoded by the coding sequence ATGTGGATACCGTTAATCGGCCTTCTAGCCGGTGTTGTCGCCGGCCTTCTCCTCCCGGTCAAGATACCGGTTATTTATAGCAAGTATATGTCGGTAGCTGTACTGGCAGCCCTGGATTCTGTTTTCGGCGGCCTGCGGGCGAGTATGGAGGATAACTTCGATAACGCCATTTTCCTGACGGGTTTTTTCTCCAATACCTTGCTGGCAGCCTTTCTGGCCTACATCGGCGACCAGCTGGGGGTGGAACTCTACCTGGCGGCGGTTCTGGTTTTTGGGGTCCGCCTTTTCCAGAACCTGGCCATCATCCGGCGGCACCTCTTAAAAAGATAA
- the ftsA gene encoding cell division protein FtsA, whose translation MPKDNIVVGLDIGTTKVVAIVAEVTPEGRLNIIGLGETPSGGLRKGIIVDIENTARAIAGAVQQAERMSGCQVHSAYVGLTGPHISSINNRGVVAVAGEDGEISVEDVDRVLQAARVIPLPAERRIIHVLPRQYIVDGYDGVMDPIGMCGSRLEVETQIVTAAGAAVQNIMKSVQRAGLGVDELVLSPLASAGAVLQQAEKELGAVVVDIGGGTTEIAIIAQGGLWFASVLPIGSEHITSDLAVGLRTPIVQAEIIKKEHGCVLADNVPDNQVVEVPPVGGKEKRRIARKMLAAIIEPRVEEIFTLVRREINAAQFQGLLPGGVILTGGGALLEGITRMGSEILAMPVRLGWPEGSGGLADMVAAPAYATAAGLVNYGARRLAHPQAAATRETGWENFWSRLKSWWHELF comes from the coding sequence TTGCCCAAAGACAATATAGTTGTCGGTCTCGATATTGGCACCACCAAGGTGGTCGCGATCGTGGCGGAGGTTACGCCTGAGGGCCGCCTGAATATCATTGGCCTGGGGGAAACCCCGTCCGGCGGCCTGCGTAAAGGGATTATTGTTGATATTGAGAATACAGCCCGGGCTATAGCCGGGGCAGTGCAGCAGGCCGAGCGTATGAGCGGCTGCCAGGTCCATTCCGCCTATGTCGGCCTGACGGGACCCCATATTAGTTCCATTAACAACCGGGGGGTTGTCGCCGTCGCCGGTGAGGACGGGGAGATCAGCGTCGAAGACGTGGACAGGGTCCTTCAGGCGGCCCGGGTGATCCCTTTGCCGGCGGAACGGCGTATCATTCATGTCCTGCCCCGCCAGTACATAGTCGACGGCTATGATGGCGTGATGGATCCCATTGGCATGTGTGGCTCCCGCCTGGAGGTGGAGACCCAGATTGTTACCGCCGCCGGGGCCGCCGTCCAGAATATCATGAAGAGTGTTCAGCGGGCCGGCCTGGGGGTGGACGAACTGGTTTTAAGCCCCCTGGCTTCAGCCGGGGCCGTCCTCCAGCAGGCCGAAAAGGAGCTGGGGGCCGTGGTGGTAGATATCGGCGGCGGGACTACGGAAATCGCCATCATCGCCCAGGGCGGTTTATGGTTTGCTTCGGTCTTGCCCATTGGCAGCGAGCATATAACCAGCGACCTGGCCGTTGGCCTGCGGACGCCCATTGTCCAGGCTGAAATCATCAAGAAAGAGCATGGCTGTGTCCTAGCGGATAACGTCCCTGATAATCAGGTTGTGGAAGTGCCCCCCGTCGGCGGCAAGGAGAAGCGCCGGATTGCCAGGAAAATGCTTGCTGCCATTATTGAACCACGGGTAGAAGAGATCTTTACCCTGGTGCGCCGGGAGATAAATGCTGCCCAGTTCCAGGGACTATTGCCGGGCGGGGTGATCCTGACCGGTGGTGGCGCCTTATTAGAAGGGATTACCCGCATGGGGTCCGAAATCCTGGCCATGCCGGTACGCCTGGGCTGGCCGGAAGGCAGCGGCGGGCTGGCGGATATGGTAGCCGCGCCGGCCTATGCCACCGCCGCCGGATTGGTGAACTATGGTGCCCGTCGCCTGGCCCACCCCCAGGCGGCAGCTACCAGAGAGACAGGGTGGGAGAATTTTTGGTCACGGCTAAAAAGCTGGTGGCATGAACTCTTTTAA
- the ftsZ gene encoding cell division protein FtsZ, which translates to MLEFEDGDLNQFAAIKVVGVGGGGNNAVNRMIAAGLRGVEFISVNTDAQALRLCQAEQKIQIGAKLTKGLGAGANPEIGKKAAEESREELAQRLQGADMVFVTAGMGGGTGTGAAPVVAQIAKEAGALTVGVVTRPFSFEGRKRANQAESGVAELKTKVDTLIIIPNDRLLQVADKQTSIIEAFRIADDVLRQGVQGISDLIAVPGLINLDFADVKTIMTDTGSALMGIGRATGEKRAVEAARMAISSPLLETSIEGARGVLLNITGGSNLGLLEVNEAAEIVAAAADPEANIIFGAVIDESLKDEIRVTVIATGFEGKAAEAAADQAAATREPELDIKTFNIDDLDIPAFLRRR; encoded by the coding sequence GTGCTGGAATTCGAGGACGGCGATCTCAACCAGTTTGCCGCCATTAAGGTGGTGGGAGTAGGTGGCGGCGGTAATAACGCCGTTAACCGCATGATAGCTGCCGGCTTGCGCGGGGTCGAGTTTATCAGCGTCAATACCGATGCCCAGGCTCTGCGCCTTTGCCAGGCCGAGCAGAAGATCCAGATCGGTGCCAAGCTGACCAAGGGCCTGGGTGCCGGGGCCAACCCCGAGATTGGTAAAAAAGCGGCCGAAGAGAGCCGGGAGGAGCTAGCCCAGCGTTTGCAGGGTGCGGATATGGTCTTTGTCACCGCCGGTATGGGTGGCGGTACGGGAACCGGTGCCGCCCCGGTGGTGGCCCAGATAGCCAAGGAGGCCGGCGCCCTGACAGTGGGGGTTGTCACCCGCCCCTTCAGTTTTGAGGGGCGCAAACGGGCCAACCAGGCGGAATCCGGGGTCGCCGAGTTAAAGACCAAGGTCGATACCCTGATCATCATTCCCAACGACCGCCTGCTCCAGGTAGCCGATAAACAGACCTCCATCATTGAAGCCTTTCGGATTGCCGATGACGTCCTGCGCCAGGGTGTCCAGGGGATTTCCGATCTCATTGCCGTGCCGGGATTGATTAACCTGGACTTCGCCGACGTTAAGACTATTATGACGGACACCGGCTCGGCGTTGATGGGCATCGGCCGGGCCACCGGGGAAAAGCGGGCGGTGGAAGCGGCGCGGATGGCCATCTCCAGCCCCCTGCTGGAGACCTCCATTGAGGGAGCTCGCGGCGTACTGCTGAACATTACCGGCGGCAGCAACCTGGGCCTCCTCGAAGTGAATGAGGCGGCGGAGATTGTGGCCGCGGCGGCCGACCCGGAAGCCAATATTATCTTCGGCGCCGTTATTGACGAGAGTCTCAAGGACGAGATCCGGGTGACGGTTATCGCCACTGGTTTTGAAGGGAAGGCGGCCGAGGCCGCCGCCGACCAGGCGGCGGCTACCCGGGAACCGGAACTGGACATTAAGACCTTTAACATTGATGACTTAGATATACCGGCCTTCCTCCGCCGGCGTTAG
- the spoIIGA gene encoding sigma-E processing peptidase SpoIIGA, with protein sequence MPVVYLDVVLVVNLIMDFLILWATARLGQLPASPWRLLAGAAIGAVYSLAILFPAGAPLLVLGIKVLFSLLMVLVTFYPLSWRRFFQALVYFYLVAFAMGGAMLGGIYLTGGGSSLPVMGGALAADPGVHYTWLLAAVAAAEILVRWGTGWLKKNIWQQMLRLPVVISFGGRPRAVKAMVDTGNSLRDPLSQRPVIVVEYSALQGILPPEITRAYNSQGGLDLENLAVSLAASPWAARLRLIPFHSLGQDRGMLLALRPDEVVIVTGERMIKIKEVLIGLYRERLSPEGSYRALLHPDLLEWSMSY encoded by the coding sequence GTGCCGGTGGTTTATCTTGACGTGGTTCTGGTAGTCAACCTGATCATGGACTTTTTGATTCTCTGGGCGACGGCCAGGCTGGGGCAATTGCCGGCTTCACCCTGGCGCTTGCTGGCCGGAGCCGCCATCGGCGCGGTTTATTCCCTGGCTATCCTTTTTCCCGCCGGGGCACCCCTACTGGTCCTGGGAATCAAGGTCCTTTTTTCCCTACTGATGGTGCTGGTGACTTTTTATCCCCTCAGCTGGCGGCGCTTCTTCCAGGCCCTGGTCTATTTTTACCTGGTGGCCTTTGCCATGGGTGGGGCCATGCTGGGGGGTATCTACCTGACCGGCGGCGGTAGTAGCCTGCCGGTCATGGGCGGGGCCCTGGCCGCTGATCCCGGGGTGCACTATACCTGGCTCCTGGCGGCCGTGGCGGCCGCCGAGATATTGGTTCGCTGGGGGACTGGCTGGCTGAAGAAGAATATCTGGCAGCAAATGCTGCGCCTGCCGGTGGTCATCTCCTTCGGCGGTCGGCCCCGGGCCGTCAAGGCCATGGTAGATACTGGAAACAGCCTGCGGGACCCCCTTTCCCAGCGGCCGGTAATTGTCGTCGAGTACAGCGCCCTGCAGGGGATCCTGCCGCCGGAGATTACCAGAGCCTATAACAGCCAGGGGGGGCTGGATCTGGAAAACCTGGCGGTTTCCCTGGCGGCCTCGCCCTGGGCCGCCCGGTTGCGCTTGATTCCCTTCCACTCCCTGGGGCAGGACCGGGGGATGCTCCTGGCTTTACGCCCTGATGAAGTGGTCATTGTGACAGGCGAGCGGATGATTAAAATTAAGGAAGTCTTGATCGGTCTCTACCGGGAACGGTTATCGCCGGAGGGTAGTTACCGGGCCCTGCTGCATCCGGATTTGCTGGAATGGAGTATGAGCTACTGA
- the sigE gene encoding RNA polymerase sporulation sigma factor SigE → MKLQSLYYRLALRFRWLAEIFYVGSSEALPPPLSSDEESDLLLRLEDGDAAVKKVLIERNLRLVVYIARKFENTGVGIEDLVSIGTIGLIKAVNTFDPKKRIKLATYASRCIENEILMYLRRNNKTRAEVSFDEPLNIDWDGNELLLSDVLGTDNDVIYKSIEEEVDHKLLQIAMRKLSSRERKIMEFRFGLLDGVEKTQKEVADILGISQSYISRLEKRIIKRLRKEIARME, encoded by the coding sequence ATAAAACTCCAATCCCTGTACTACCGCCTGGCCCTCAGGTTCAGGTGGCTGGCAGAGATTTTTTATGTGGGTAGCAGCGAGGCCCTGCCGCCCCCCCTTTCCAGCGATGAGGAATCCGATCTCCTCCTGCGCCTGGAAGACGGCGATGCCGCCGTAAAAAAGGTCCTCATTGAACGCAACCTGCGCCTGGTGGTCTATATCGCCCGCAAGTTTGAAAACACCGGTGTAGGCATTGAGGACCTGGTTTCCATTGGTACCATCGGCCTGATCAAGGCCGTGAACACCTTTGACCCGAAAAAGAGGATCAAGCTGGCTACCTATGCCTCCCGGTGTATTGAGAATGAAATTCTCATGTACCTGCGCCGGAATAACAAGACCCGGGCCGAGGTTTCCTTTGACGAACCCCTGAACATCGACTGGGACGGCAACGAACTCCTCCTCTCCGATGTCCTGGGTACGGATAATGACGTTATTTATAAGTCCATTGAGGAAGAAGTGGATCACAAGTTGCTGCAGATAGCCATGCGCAAGCTTTCGTCCCGGGAACGCAAGATCATGGAATTCCGTTTCGGTCTCCTGGACGGGGTGGAGAAGACCCAGAAGGAGGTCGCCGACATCCTGGGCATCTCCCAGTCTTACATCTCCCGCCTGGAAAAACGCATCATCAAACGCCTGCGCAAAGAGATCGCCCGGATGGAGTGA
- the sigG gene encoding RNA polymerase sporulation sigma factor SigG, with amino-acid sequence MLNKVEICGVNTSKLPLLKSEEIRQLFQRMQAGEAGAREKLITGNLRLVLSVIQRFTNRGEHVDDLFQVGCIGLMKAIDNFDLSQNVKFSTYAVPMIIGEIRRYLRDNNPIRVSRSLRDVAYKALQIRDTLVNQLAREPSLAEVAQHLNVSQEDVIFALDAIQEPVSLFEPIYHDGGDPIFVMDQIGDEKNQDINWLENIAIKEAMNKLNPRERLILSLRFFEGKTQMEVADEIGISQAQVSRLEKAALQHMRKYI; translated from the coding sequence TTGCTTAACAAAGTAGAAATCTGCGGTGTGAATACCTCCAAGTTACCCCTGCTGAAGAGCGAGGAAATCCGCCAGCTCTTCCAGCGGATGCAGGCTGGAGAAGCCGGAGCCCGGGAGAAACTCATAACCGGCAATTTGCGCCTGGTCCTGAGTGTCATCCAGCGCTTCACCAACCGGGGCGAGCATGTGGATGACCTTTTTCAGGTTGGTTGTATCGGCCTCATGAAGGCCATCGACAATTTTGATCTCAGCCAGAATGTCAAGTTCTCTACCTACGCCGTACCCATGATCATCGGTGAGATCCGGCGTTACCTGCGGGACAATAACCCCATCCGGGTCAGCCGCTCCCTGCGGGATGTGGCCTACAAGGCCCTGCAGATCCGGGATACCCTGGTCAACCAGCTTGCCCGGGAACCATCCCTGGCCGAGGTGGCCCAGCACCTGAATGTCTCCCAGGAGGACGTAATCTTCGCCCTGGACGCCATCCAGGAACCGGTATCCCTGTTCGAACCGATTTACCATGACGGCGGCGACCCTATCTTTGTCATGGACCAGATCGGGGATGAGAAGAACCAGGACATTAACTGGCTGGAGAATATCGCCATTAAAGAGGCCATGAACAAACTGAATCCCCGGGAGCGCTTGATTCTCTCCCTGCGGTTTTTTGAGGGCAAGACCCAGATGGAGGTCGCCGACGAGATCGGTATTTCCCAGGCCCAGGTTTCCCGGCTGGAAAAAGCCGCCCTGCAACATATGCGGAAGTATATTTAG
- the spoIIR gene encoding stage II sporulation protein R yields the protein MLTGGSTWQRPQAIPAYNSHNLIRLHVIANSDTPGDQELKRHVRDAVLARVGENLARAGDITAARQLVSLNLAAITAAAEDQIQREGQSYPVRAEFGDFDFPTRAYGNVTLPAGKYEAVRLVIGSGKGQNWWCVLFPPLCLVDIAGKIDPAPAAPAPVTTAHPVLMLNPAPVTQPALEHPFAVRWKIVDLFKTSRQYLASLWP from the coding sequence ATCCTGACGGGAGGGTCGACGTGGCAACGCCCGCAGGCCATTCCAGCTTATAACTCGCATAATTTAATCAGGTTACATGTAATCGCTAACAGCGATACACCGGGCGACCAGGAGTTAAAACGTCACGTCCGGGATGCCGTCCTGGCCAGGGTCGGCGAGAACCTGGCCCGGGCCGGGGATATAACTGCCGCCCGGCAACTGGTGAGCCTCAACCTGGCGGCTATAACAGCGGCCGCCGAAGACCAGATCCAGCGGGAGGGCCAGAGTTATCCTGTTCGGGCGGAATTCGGGGATTTTGATTTTCCGACCCGGGCCTACGGCAACGTCACCCTGCCGGCCGGAAAATACGAGGCCGTCCGCCTGGTTATTGGCTCCGGTAAAGGGCAGAACTGGTGGTGCGTCCTTTTCCCACCCTTGTGCCTGGTTGATATTGCCGGTAAGATTGATCCTGCTCCCGCAGCCCCTGCTCCGGTGACCACGGCCCATCCAGTTTTAATGCTCAACCCGGCGCCGGTTACCCAACCAGCCCTGGAACACCCCTTTGCCGTACGCTGGAAGATAGTGGACCTATTTAAAACCTCGCGCCAGTACCTGGCCAGCCTGTGGCCCTGA
- a CDS encoding YlmC/YmxH family sporulation protein, which translates to MIRVAELRQREVINVIDGRRLGIIKDIDLDLEEGRVKALIVPGSGGKFLFFFGRDEDLIIPWENVIKIGVDVILVESYSSTSPVHRDRA; encoded by the coding sequence GTGATCCGGGTAGCTGAATTGCGCCAGCGAGAAGTAATCAATGTTATTGACGGGCGGCGTCTGGGTATAATTAAGGATATTGACCTGGATCTGGAGGAGGGGCGGGTCAAGGCGTTAATTGTTCCCGGTTCAGGGGGTAAATTTCTTTTCTTTTTTGGCCGGGATGAAGACCTGATAATTCCCTGGGAGAATGTGATTAAAATAGGTGTGGACGTGATCCTGGTCGAAAGCTATAGCAGTACGTCACCGGTGCACCGGGACAGGGCTTAA